In the genome of Nymphaea colorata isolate Beijing-Zhang1983 chromosome 9, ASM883128v2, whole genome shotgun sequence, one region contains:
- the LOC116260000 gene encoding protein IRREGULAR XYLEM 15 — protein MKPSPTKLILLQSHLHKLQKQGYFRLWLLGFISFLTLVTFATLLCRDSAHHGHLDLSLSLRHHRQNPSSGRAAAIPADAVAALLHYLGTNVTGGMSPPDARILAGVMSRKCPCNLLVFGLNHESLLWKTLNLGGRTVFLDESEFWVKRMEERHPGIEAYDVQYTTKVGEMKALRRGAVAAAAGDCRPVQNLLFSDCPLAINDLPNELYGVDWDVVVVDGPRGYSAAAPGRMSAIFTAGVLARSKRTKAATDVFVHDYAREVETVYSQEFLCAENMVPDSSTESLGHFRIPTMQRDSTRFCLGANVTKGSG, from the coding sequence ATGAAGCCCTCCCCGACAAAGCTCATCCTCCTTCAATCCCATCTCCATAAGCTGCAGAAGCAAGGATATTTTCGTCTGTGGCTCCTCGGCTTCATCTCCTTCCTCACCCTTGTCACCTTCGCCACCCTCCTTTGCCGCGACTCCGCGCACCACGGCCACCTCGacctctccctttccctccgcCACCACCGACAGAACCCGTCCTCCGGTCGCGCCGCCGCCATCCCCGCCGACGCCGTCGCGGCGCTCCTCCACTACCTGGGCACTAATGTCACCGGCGGCATGTCGCCGCCTGACGCGCGCATCCTGGCCGGCGTAATGTCCCGGAAGTGCCCCTGCAATCTCCTGGTTTTCGGCCTCAACCACGAAAGCCTACTGTGGAAGACGCTGAACCTCGGGGGCAGAACCGTCTTTCTGGACGAGAGCGAGTTCTGGGTGAAGCGCATGGAGGAGCGGCACCCGGGGATCGAGGCGTACGACGTGCAGTACACGACGAAGGTGGGGGAGATGAAGGCTCTCCGCCGGGGTGCGGTGGCCGCGGCTGCTGGAGACTGCCGGCCGGTGCAGAACCTCCTCTTCTCCGACTGCCCGCTCGCCATCAACGACCTCCCGAACGAGCTGTACGGCGTCGACTGGGACGTCGTCGTCGTGGACGGCCCCCGGGGTTACTCCGCGGCCGCCCCGGGCAGGATGTCGGCCATCTTCACCGCCGGCGTGCTCGCCCGGAGCAAGCGCACCAAAGCCGCCACCGACGTTTTCGTCCACGACTACGCCAGGGAGGTGGAGACGGTGTACAGCCAGGAGTTCCTCTGCGCCGAGAACATGGTGCCGGATTCCTCCACCGAATCGCTCGGCCACTTCCGGATCCCGACGATGCAGCGCGACTCAACTCGGTTCTGCCTTGGTGCCAACGTTACCAAAGGCTCAGGTTAG